One region of Acidobacteriota bacterium genomic DNA includes:
- a CDS encoding amidohydrolase family protein, translated as MLDLLIHNGLIFDGLGSAPQRASLAVEQGRVVAISDRIDTPARETIDAAGMWVTPGFLDIHTHYDLEVEIAPALLESVRHGVTSVVMGNCSLSATVGKPAMLADMFQRVETLSPELICNWLKASGTWSTPRDYVEHLRSLPLGPNIAPLLGHSCIRAEVMGLERSLKSVATDTELSQMKSLATQALDAGCIGISIDMVPWHMMSGQFCGVTIPSQHADFREYAMLADVCRERDAVFQVTPNPQNMRSFANILLLSLGIVRKPLRITILTALDSVSDRNLWRAFPLTLTLFNSILGSNIRFQTLTEPFTVYSDGPVTPLFEEFPTGVLLNNAQTGADRRRLWANPNFRSQFRDEWTRGWRKTFHRALGLMVITDCPDKSLIGKSIAQVARSAGKEPVDGFIDLLQVYDTDLRWVATGANDRQEQRLALMKHPEILPGFTDAGAHVRNLGFYDGAISLLRQAVQTGFLTPEQAVARVTGEPARWFKLDTGTLTVGAKADLVLLHPEGLATPIAPQVEILDPVLNHTPRMVKRGSDAIIDSVFIAGKRVFHTGAAQSILGTEPLGEVLASTPSLSDFIPESHRFRNRINDDVVDHPFTDYWEIFVLKHQNPWNVAFHCLGVVYFYGVMVWAIVVWNFWLLLLLPVSQVIGLVGHFLFERSHVDLQDAIFSRRASRCLNKMFWFIITGSYFPLVRQLRAQLETYQHQHQPSRFES; from the coding sequence ATGCTCGATCTTCTCATTCACAACGGCCTGATTTTTGACGGCCTCGGGTCTGCGCCTCAACGTGCCAGCCTCGCGGTTGAACAAGGCCGCGTCGTTGCAATTTCAGATCGAATTGATACCCCAGCCCGTGAGACAATTGATGCCGCTGGAATGTGGGTCACGCCTGGATTTCTCGACATTCACACCCACTATGATCTGGAAGTTGAAATCGCACCGGCACTGCTTGAATCGGTTCGCCACGGCGTCACGTCGGTGGTAATGGGCAATTGCAGTCTTTCGGCTACCGTCGGCAAACCCGCGATGCTGGCCGATATGTTTCAACGAGTTGAAACGCTGTCACCGGAATTGATTTGCAACTGGTTAAAAGCATCTGGAACGTGGAGCACGCCGCGCGACTACGTTGAACATCTGCGAAGTCTCCCGCTTGGACCAAACATTGCCCCGCTGCTGGGCCATAGCTGCATTCGCGCCGAAGTGATGGGCCTTGAACGCAGCCTGAAATCAGTTGCCACCGATACCGAATTGAGTCAGATGAAATCACTTGCCACCCAGGCCCTGGATGCCGGATGTATCGGGATTTCAATTGATATGGTGCCCTGGCATATGATGAGCGGCCAGTTTTGCGGTGTGACGATTCCCTCGCAGCACGCCGATTTTCGGGAATATGCCATGCTGGCTGATGTGTGCCGGGAACGCGACGCAGTGTTTCAGGTCACACCCAATCCCCAGAATATGCGGTCGTTTGCCAATATTTTGCTGTTGAGTTTGGGGATTGTTCGCAAACCACTGCGAATCACCATTTTAACCGCGCTTGATTCGGTTTCGGACCGCAATCTCTGGCGGGCATTTCCACTGACATTGACGCTGTTTAATTCGATTTTAGGGAGCAATATTCGGTTTCAAACCCTGACCGAACCATTCACCGTCTATTCGGATGGTCCGGTAACCCCACTGTTTGAAGAGTTTCCAACCGGTGTCCTGCTCAACAATGCCCAAACCGGCGCTGACCGGCGCCGCCTGTGGGCCAATCCAAATTTTCGCAGCCAGTTTCGGGATGAGTGGACTCGCGGTTGGCGCAAGACGTTTCATCGTGCGCTGGGGCTGATGGTCATTACCGATTGTCCAGATAAAAGCCTGATCGGAAAATCAATTGCCCAGGTGGCACGGTCAGCCGGGAAAGAACCGGTTGACGGATTTATTGACCTGCTCCAGGTCTATGACACCGATCTTCGCTGGGTCGCGACCGGTGCCAACGACCGTCAGGAACAGCGACTGGCTCTGATGAAACACCCCGAAATTCTGCCCGGTTTTACCGATGCCGGGGCACACGTTCGTAACCTTGGGTTTTATGACGGAGCGATTTCCCTGCTCCGACAGGCGGTGCAAACCGGCTTTCTGACTCCTGAACAGGCCGTGGCTCGGGTGACAGGCGAACCGGCCCGGTGGTTCAAACTTGATACCGGCACGCTCACCGTTGGCGCCAAAGCTGATCTGGTTTTGCTTCACCCAGAAGGACTTGCGACACCGATTGCTCCACAGGTCGAGATTTTGGATCCGGTCCTCAACCATACACCGCGAATGGTCAAGCGCGGCTCGGACGCCATCATTGATTCGGTGTTTATTGCCGGAAAACGAGTGTTTCACACTGGCGCCGCCCAATCCATTCTGGGAACTGAGCCGCTGGGGGAAGTTCTTGCATCAACCCCGTCGCTATCTGATTTCATACCGGAAAGTCACCGCTTCCGAAACCGAATCAATGATGATGTGGTGGATCATCCATTTACTGACTACTGGGAGATTTTCGTCCTGAAGCACCAAAATCCGTGGAATGTGGCTTTCCACTGTCTCGGTGTCGTCTATTTTTATGGCGTGATGGTCTGGGCCATTGTTGTTTGGAATTTCTGGCTGTTGCTGCTCTTGCCGGTATCGCAGGTGATTGGGCTGGTGGGGCACTTTTTGTTTGAGCGAAGCCACGTTGATCTGCAGGATGCGATTTTTTCACGCCGGGCGTCACGCTGTCTGAATAAAATGTTCTGGTTCATCATTACCGGAAGCTACTTTCCACTGGTACGACAGCTTCGGGCACAACTTGAAACCTACCAACACCAACATCAGCCATCCCGGTTTGAATCTTAA